Below is a genomic region from Brassica rapa cultivar Chiifu-401-42 chromosome A08, CAAS_Brap_v3.01, whole genome shotgun sequence.
TATACACGAAGATCACTCACCACCGATCACACTCGgtcttttaataatatacaaaaagtgaaaatactaaaaaaaaaaaaaaaaaaaatactttttaatgaTATTAGTAGCTTGACTTGATTGTTTTGGGCCTTTAAAAATGTGGATAGCTAAAGAAACAGAGTGTAAGGTTTATTATGGGCCAATCAAAAACCCTTTTTCTTGAATAAGACATAACTTGAATAATTCTCAGTAATGCAAATGTTATGAATTCAGAACCTCCAACATTACCTTCTTTAAATTTTGAACATCTTTGTAATCTTCGAAAATATTTAGGTTTTTTTGTTCGATCAGTATTTATCGTAGCTGTAATGCTTATATCGACtctctttttcaaaaaagaaaacacgAAGCTATTGTTTTCTCAAGCAAATCAGAAAATTTTGGACtcttcgtttttctttttgggcAATCATCAAATCGGTtaaaagaacttttttttttttggcaaccaTTTTCGGTTAAAAGAACCTCTAACATTACCTTTGCACTACTAGTCTTATTTGTTACCAGCCTCAACAGACTACTGTATTTGAGAATTGCTATGTTAAAACCGAGATGCCTTTCTAGATGAATAACAATATAATCTAAAGTGGAATCGACCTTTTTGTTATGTAATTCTGATTAGTGATACGAAACAAAAAGGAATTTTCTAAAATCAAAGAATTACCTAAAATGCCCTTTGAGTTTAGATCAGAAACAGAGGACTACAACAGAGAAAGAAACCAAGAAAGCATAGAGAAGGATCAAGAACCCAAAATAAAGAGCCCAATTCCTCTTAAACTTCCCCAAATAACTCTCCGACAGCTCTTGATACGGCACTTCCAGATCCCCCGCAGCAGCGGCGGCTGAGATCTCCTCCTCACCAACAGCGGTAGCTGCCACTGTCTTCACGAAGCGAAGCTTCTCCGTGGCGAGGCCGAGAGTTAGCTTTTAGTAAAACAAACGAACAGAAATTGGAGCTTCTTGCTCAAGCTATCATGGAGAAAACGAGGATCGCATGAcagagagaagaagacaaaataaGGAAACTTTCTGTTAACTTTTATGTGTGACCAAATGATCACGTATATACACTTGATGCTACTCAGCTAACCGGGACAAACCGGATGTAATATATACATTTAACTAAACCAATAAATAAtgataaaccaaaataaaccaaaattccccctcaagatggagCATATAAGTTGATGAACTCCATCTTGCTTAATAGATGACGGAAGGGACCAGGGTAAAGAGGTTTAGTTAAAATGTCGGCTAGCTGATTCTCCGAACGGACGTGTAGAGTCTTGATCATACCTGACTTAACCCGCTCACGAACAACATGGCAATCACGTTCAACGTGTTTGGTTCTTTCATGAAACACGGCGTTATtggcaatgtgaatggcagcgGTGTTGTCGCAGAACAGAGGAGCTGGACCTGGATTGTCGACCCAAAGATCTTGCAGAAGGTTCCGAAACCAAATCATTTCTTTGACAGCCTCAGCCATGGCCCTATATTCCGATTCCGCAGAAGAACAAGAAACAGTCTCTTGTTTGTTTGACTTCCAAGCAACTAGAGCTGGACCAACGAACATACAAAGGCCTGAGACACTTCGACGAGTGTCGGGACAAGTTCCCCAATCCGCATCCGCAAAAGCAGAGAGCTTCATATCAGAAGTAGAAGAGTAGAAAAGACCTTGTCCAATGGTGCCTTTTAAGTAATGTAGGACCTTATAAGCTGCGTgaagatgtggtgcacgaggaGAGGCAGTGAATTGACATAACTTATGAACGGCGAAGGTGATGTCAGGTCGAGTGAATGTCAAGTAGAGAAGTTTCCCTACGAGGCGACGATAAATCACTGCGTTCTCCAGGAGATCACCATCCTCTGTTGAAAGTTTTATGCTGGGATCCATGGGTATGGAGACAGGTTTGCACCCGAGTAATCCAGTCTCTGTAAGGAGATCAAGAATATATTTTCGTTGACACAAAGTAATGCCAGCAGATGAACGAGCTATTTCCAGACCAAGAAAGTAACGAAGTTGCCCCAAATCTCTGAGCTTGAAGGATGCTTGCAGAGCACTCTTGAGAAGTTCTGTAGCATGATCACAACTGCTTGCGATAATAATGTCGTCAACATAAACCAGTACAGCCATGTAGACATTACCAGCGTGTTTGGTGAATAGCGTATGATCACCGGAAGAAGTAGTAAAACCCAACTGGAGTAGAGATTCTGAAAATTTCAGGAACCATTGACGAGAAGCTTGTTTCAAACCATAAAGTGATTTCTTCAGTTTGCAAACAGCGTCAGGTGGAAATGATTCCCCCTGTCTTGGTGAGTATCCAGGTGGTAGAGTCATATAGATTTCTTCCTCTAGATCCCCGTTAAGGAATGCATTAGAGATGTCAAGTTGAGTTAAAGACCAACCTTTGGCAGCTGCAACCGCAAGAAGAAGCTTCACAGTAGCTGCCTTTGCAACAGGAGAGAAAGTCTCAACATAATCCAAGCCTTCTTGTTGAGTGTACCCCTTTGCTACAAGGCGTGCTTTATAGCGTTCGATTGTTCCATCAGCGTTTAGTTTGATCTTGAATACCCATTTGCAACCCACTGCTTGCTTTCCTTCAGGTAAAGAGCAAATGATCCAAGTTTCATTGTCCTCTAAAGCTGTAATCTCAATCCCCATTGCATCACACCATTCTTTGAACTTGACAGCCTGGGCATAAGAGGAAGGCTCAGGGATGCTGTTAAGCGCGTTGATGAAGATCATATAAGGATCTGATAAAGCAGCATAAGACAGAACGTTTGAGATAGGGTGTTCTGTAGAAGATATTGCAGAAGAGCAATGATAGTCTTGAAGATGACTTGGTGGTCGTGAAACTCGTTTAGCCGGAAGAGAGACCTCATCTGGAATTACTTGAGGAATAGAAGCAACAGGGGAGCTGGGGGAGGGTACAGACGGCACTGAAGACGAAGGACTGTATAACCGAGGAAAGAAGTCCTCATATCCAGTAGGAGAAGACGCTTGGAGATAAGGAAATAACTCCTCATGAAAGACCACATTCCGAGAAATAAAGACAGAGTTGCTCTGAAGATCAATCAGTTTATAACCTTTATAACCAGAGGGATAGCCAAGAAAGACACAAGCACGAGCTCTATCTTGAAATTTGTGACGTTGTTTGGGAGAAGTGCTCGCATAACAGAGACAACCAAATGTCTTCAGATGTGTGTAATCAGGGAGCTTACCAGTTAATAACTCATATGGGGTCTTGTTTGAGATCACTGGAGAAGGTGTCCGATTGATAAGAAATACCGAGGTAAGAATGCAATCGCCCCAAAAGGTTAAAGGAACTCCAGACTGGAACATCAACGCACGGGCAACGTTGAGGATGTGTTGATGTTTCCTCTCGACGACTGAGTTCTGTTCAGGAGTCTCAGGGCAAGAGTGATAAGAAACAATTCCTTTGGCTTTATAAAGCGCATCAAAACGAAGTTCAGGTGCGTTATCTGAGCGTACTGACTTCACGTTAGCAGAATACTGTCTTTCCACCATTTGAATAAACTCCGGGAATACCGTAAGAACGTCACTTTTCAGCTTTAATAAGTAAATCCAAGTGGCTCGTGTATGATCATCCACTATTGTGAGGAAGTAGCGATAACCCTCTTGTGTTGGCTCAGAAAATGGCCCCCAAACATCGATATGTAGTAACTCAAAAGGGTGAGAGCAAAGCTTAGGATTTAAAGAATAAGATAACTTCTTTTGTTTAGCTCTATGGCAAATGTCACAGTGTAACAACCCTTTATTCTTAGCTTTAGAAATCCCAAGTACATCTTGTAGAAGCTCAAGTCTTTTAAAAGAAGAATGACCAAAACGTTGGTGCCATATAGAAGCATCAACAACAGCGTTAGAAATAATAGAAGAAACAGCTGAATCCGTATGTCCTGCAGCATCCAGATCCAATACATATAAGTTTGCTGTCCGTCTACCCTTTCCAATCATCAACCCCTTGGAAGGATCCTGTATTTCAAAACAGCCAGAATCAAATGTCACTCTAGCTCCAAGATCGGATGTCAAACAACTGATGCTCATGAGATTTAATCTGAATTCCGGTAAAAAGAGAACATTTTGCAAAGCCAGAGTTGCAGTGAGCTTTATCTGTCCAATACCACCAACTTTAATCGTTGAACCATTAGGAAGGTTCACAAAATGATTAACAGAGGTATCAAGACTAAGAAAAGCGCCTCTATCATGTGAAACATGGTGTGTTGCACCAGAGTCCATGATCCAGGTATGTAAGTCAGTAACGCAGTTAGCGAGACTTAAAAGACCAACAAAACAGAAGGTAGAGGAGGAAAACGTTATACCAGAAGAATCATGACGTTGAGAGACATTAATAGAACCAGACTCAGTAGGCTTAGTTTGAAGTTGAGAGCTGAAGTAGGCAATGAAGTTCTGAATCTGATCTTTGTTTAACTGACCAACAAGATTATCCAGACCAGAAACAGGAGAGGGACGATCCTGGGAAGAGACATTTGCAGCCACTGCAGATGATTTGGACTTATCTGAACCCCATTTACCTTTCTTCCAACCAACTGGGTAACCGTGGAGTTTGTAACAACGATCCACAACATGACCGGTGTTGTTACAATGGGAGCAGATTGGTCCTGGTTTCTTGTGAAAAGCATTCAAAGCGCCAGGCTGAGAGACATTGGCATCACTAGAAACCATACCAGGAGACTGAGCTGAGTTAGGTGACTGGAGCAACGCAGAGGACGAAGCTGAGTCATGACTAACGTGAAAAGCAGCAGGAGCAACAACAGAGTTAAACTGTCGTTGGCTATCGTCTTGATCAAGGATGTTGCAAATCTCAGCGAGGTCAGGAAGGGGCTTCTTCATTAAGATTTGGCTACGAATGATGGAGTATTTTTCACTCAAACCAGAAAGAAACTTAATGATACGGCTCCGCTCGACCTTTGCCTTGGCAGAACGTTGACTGGCACAGTTGAAAGTGTTGCAACACAAGCACATCTCAGCGGGCTCAGCACCATCTAGATTGTCCCAAAGAGTCTTCAGTGTTGTGTAGTAACTGGAGAGATCCATAGAGCCCTGGCGGAGGTCTTGGATCTGCTGTATCAGCTGAAAAGTTCTAGGCAAGTTTGTCTTGTGAAAACGATTATGCAAATCATCCCAGATCTCAGTTGCATCATCAAACGATAAAATACTGCCATAGATCTGTTTAGTAACAGAGTTGAGAAGCCAAGATTTGACCATGCTATTGCAGCGTGACCAGATCCTAAACAGAGGGTTACCTGATTCAGGACGAGGTAAAGAACCATCGACGAAAGCGATTTTGTTCTTAGCGTCAAGAGCGATCTTCATGGCTGAACACCACTGGGTGTAGTTGGATCCATCAAGCTGTACGGAAACGATCTGCAAGCCTGGATGATCCGCGTGATGAAGAAACAGCGGAGAGTGAACGTTGTCGGGGTTCATAACGGCGGCAAGAGCAAACGAATCTTCAAAAGACGGAGCTGCAACGGCTTCAGGAACAGAAGGGGAGCTACCAGGAAGAGGATTCGAGCTACCAGCACGTGTGGAACGACCGGAACGGCGACCGCGACGGAGATGAACAACCATCGTGAGATAACCGACGATCGGAGAAAGAAACCCAGAAAACGAAGATCGAGCGAAACAGAAAACAGAGGAGAAAACCTCGAAACTGAGCTCGATCGAACCAGAAAACGATGTTGAGCTGTGCTCAACGCTCTGATACcattttagtaaaacaaacgAACAGAAATTGGAGCTTCTTGCTCAAGCTATCATGGAGAAAACGAGGATCGCATGAcagagagaagaagacaaaataaGAAAACTTTCTGTTAACTTTTATGTGTGACCAAATGATCACGTATATACACTTGATGCTACTCAGCTAACCGGGACAAACCGGATGTAATATATACATTTAACTAAACCAATAAATAAtgataaaccaaaataaaccaaaattagCTTATGGCAGCGACGCTGGTACTTGAACCCGTTGATGCAACGTAGGGTCTGTGCCACTGAGATGTAGAAGATGAGgtgagagaaagagaggaaaCATATTGGTGCCCAACAATGGCGGCATTGGAGACGGCTGGAGGGTTGAGAGAGGGAAGCGAAGACGACGGcaaggaagatgaagaagagggtGAAGAGGTTGTGGAGCTTCTTCTTTTGGTTGTCAATGGCTCGTTTTTTCTCCAGGGTTTTCTCGAAGTGGAGTTGGATTATGGTGTTTAAAGCTTGGACGGCCGTTTCTTTGGGGATATACGGTGGTCTTTGATGGTGGTGGGTCTCTTCCTCGTCGTGGTCCGCCATTGGAGGactacagagagagagagagagataagagagTGGAAGTCTGTGTGGGTCTGTCTGGTCTGGGAACATGTGGATGCATCATCAGTTTAAACGGTCTGAAaagttttttgtattgttttataatttttttttgcataatttATTCATTTACATTATTGGATAATCGGTCTTTtgaatctttctttctttctttttcgctcaatttaattttcattctatttttagtttaacattttttttgtttaaaatgtgTTTGATGAATCATCCAGATAATAAAATTTGGCTTATTTTTGCATAAAAGTTAAGAaccaactaaaaaaaaataaaacaggtTCAGTTTTCTTAcactataatttttataattcgaattaaatattttttctcgttgttaaaaaaaaacaaatatttatttccgCAAATATAATAGAagtattttggttattttaaatataaatacaagtACAACTGATAAAAACTGAATCTATATAATCTTGTTGTCATCATTATCTTCAAACTTAAAAGGATGGCTGGACGTTCTTCGTCGGAGGCAACTTGATTGCTTCTATTCTGACTATATCTATGAAGAATGGGGACTATTGAGGAGGTGAAGAAGATTGCAAACACTAACGAAGCTGAAGTACCACCACAGCACGTTGTTGGTAATAGCAGCATCTTCATTGCTTTGGAGATGTGAATGTCATCTTGACACTGCGTGAATAGAACAATCTAACAACTAGTTATAAGAGATTCAGAAACTTTTGTAAGCTGCCTATAGAGTGAGGACGTTAGTTGATCCTCACTTGTGGGAGACAAGGTTGGGTATGCACTTGCTCCAAGTTTGAAGGTGTATTGGTGAGACTCTTAAGCAGTGTGAGACTGGTTCGACCATGGATGTTATGGTTGCAGTTGCACAGACTAAAGCAATAGCTGGTACGTATAACATCAAAAACGTTAATCTTATTTTTGATGATATTAGTTCCTCCTTCAATCGGTGTCACTACCCACAATTTCACTATGACaaataggggtgggcgttcgggtatccgttcgggtacccgttcgggtacccgtttgggtacccgttcgggttcagataggatatttcggattttcgggtatttcggtatagaggtgtaaaacccattcggatatttctgtacttcggatcggttcgggtatttttagttcggattcggatttcagatcgggttcggatattcagattttgaaaaaaaaaatttaaattttcatttttcaaagagaaaccaaaatagcactaaatcaagtttttgttcccaaactagcactcaaggccaaaattcacaaaaatagcactcaaggagtggggtttagggtttaaaatttagggtttagggtttagagtttaggttttagggtttagcgttgagaagtgaggttttgggaataagatttcaaattttgaaaaataaaaaaatttaaatttttcaaaagataaaatgctattttggtcattttagtttttgagtgctatttttgtgatataaacttaaaaaggtgttattttggagatttgccatttttcaaatttcttgtatttaaaaatataaatttcacttaacttattttttttatttttaatagattgaatgattaatagatttggacataacattttaaaactaaaaagacattaatttagttattgtttttaaaatttttatgtaactttttgttaatttttgaagtaaaaaaCTTAACATGCATTTTAaatgagtagcaaatcattttttcgtaattgtatatatatcatatgaacttaaagtatatgtagtatcaatataaatgttttttataaaatgagagatgtaaagtagaaatataagcttaattatacatatgttcggttatcttcggataacCATCatgttcgggtattatccgttcgggttcgggtatccaatctctcatAATTCAAtatccgttcgggtattttgctacttcggttcggatttcagttcgggtttttcggatcggatgccacttcggatatcgggtaaagtgcccacctcTAACGACAAATATCACATTTGATTTGCTAATTGCTGATCGGGTGTTGAACTAGTCAAATGTTGTCATAGAGACCGGAGAGGTTGCAACTCCAACACAATCTAAAGAAGTAAGTTTTCATGCGCCCATTGTTGCAATGGTGTCATCAAGAAGATTGTATAGAAAAACATTTTCTGCATCCAACTCTAAGCCAAGCAAATACTTTAACGTATATATGGCATTGCTTGAGCCAGTATACATTACAAATACTTGACGTATACATGGCTTGAAGACAAAGTAGACATATATACTAAGTACTAACACTCGAAAGATAATCGATTGCTCAAGTTCTTTTCCAACTATAATGAAAATTGATATCAACAAACTACAAGTGAAGCAGTACATAAGAATAAGCAAAAGACAAGAGGCAAGAACTCCACTCTGTATTGTTCATCGTGTCTGCGAACGAATCTTGGCGAGTTCAGATTTAGCGTGGTCTAGTTGTTTCTCCGCGTCGATTTTCACTTTCTTGGCAGTGGTGAGGAAGAAGAGGTTTCCGTTTTTCTGGTAGACACTTCGAGAAGAAGAGAGACAGCTCAATTCATCTAGAGCAACCTCGTGCCTTTTCGCTTCCTTCTGAAGTTCTACTTCGCgggcagaagaagaagacgagcgGCTCGACATGTTTCTCCGGCTGCGGCTGCGGCTGCTGATCTCTTTTAGGTTTCTAGAATGATCTCACAAGTCAGAATCTTTCTGGTAAATCTCAATTTATTTAGTTTGATATTAGTTTTTCTGTTCTTATTCGTTGCCAAGGCCCAATATCTAAGCACACAaaaagcccaaaaaaaaaacttaatcttTACTGAATTCTCACAACCTATATGTTATTTAAGAAATTCTTATTGCTATTTTCTTTAATAAGGATCACACACAAAATTCTGAAGGTGCAACAAGAGTCTGTTACAGAGAGTAAGTAATACATACAAGTAcaatgcttttatttatttcacaaAGTACTAGAGCATGATATAATGAAGGTTTATTTTACATTAAGCATGAGCATTTTACCCAAGCCCGAGGATCTGACCCAAAACCGACCCGATCCGAAACTGGCCGGATCTTTTTACCTTATTGGGTCTTGTTGTGAAGGATCCGCGGGTTTTGGATccgacccgacccgaacccgataccCGAGTAGGGTATCCAAAAACCCGAAACTTCTAGTATATATTAGGTATATATGAGTGTTTCAGTTTATTTTTGGTAATATGGGTATTTTTTTAAGTTccagatttttgtttttgggtATGGTTTTGGTGAAGATGAGGATGGTAAGGTTAAAgtattattttcgaaaaaaaagtaatggcatATTCGTGAATAACTAAAACTTCTAGGGTAAACAGGATAaaacaaagtttcaaaaaaaaaacataggcTATTTTTGGGATTGACTTGAaattttgagtcatatttgaaAGAACACCTAATTGTTTTTACCATTgatcataaatttttaatgtcaaaattttaacaattttagtaatttattgttgttttaaatattcaaaatataacatatacgaaaaaatcttaaattttattttatggttaatgtaattatttaattaattttaataatctcctagactatatttgcgaagtgattttgccacatgtTCTCTCtacaattatttttacaaaaacaatgatGACATGACTAACAAAATTGATGATATGGCttatagttaatatgacatggacaatcacatttattactgacatatatttttggtaaactttataGAATATGTCAATAACTTatacattacatttaatgttgatttatatttttggtaaactttttaaaatatggtaataattcataaatcatcactaaaaaaatatattgaaatatgcattataaatttcaaaatacattatttcattgtatttttataattatacaatttttcttactaatattttcaaaattttctacatctttttaaaaaatattaataaattgttaatcgtaatttcattaatttcttttagatatctacaaattttataaatattatttagttataatttttaataactatacaatttttatatgattttttagtaattttatacaagttgatttaataaatttaaccaaaataaatagataaaaaaatttatctcgaattttaaatatattacatatatattattaaatgtaatttaaaataaacaaaattattattttttcttaattttatgtttaaataatcaactttatattaaatattagtcaaaaataataaaatatatataatattaataactttcattttaaataatttcattttaaaaaaatttatcaacACCTAGTATAAAAGTAAACAAAATGATGGAGGATACACATattgttattaaatatttattattaatatcattaattgtcatatatattagtattaaataattctgtattttttatttaagtaaagaatgaaaatattaattatacactattaattttatgattaatttaatgaaaaatataatatatgtttaggtATACTAACATATTTCAGACATCACGTTTATAAAGCAAGAACCCTAATTCCGGGCATCACGGTAACATAAAGCTCAAACCCTCCTTCCATAGTAAGGGACACAGAGATGAGTAAACTGGGAAACACCCTGCTTTCGCGTTTGGTTATCTACTTGCTTGTTCTACCTCTTCTAGTCTCCGCGGCTGCCGAGGAAGAAAACGACTTCAGTTGCTCTGTTCCTGTAAATTCAGCTACGACACTTAAGTATAAGATCATAGCTATCTTCTCAACATTAATCGTTGGAGTTTTTGGTGTTTGTTCACCAATCTTTGGCCTCGATCTAGTTGAagatttcaaattattttagCCTCGTTACCGGCTCAATCTGCCTCATCGCCCCTTTCCTCCACATTCTTCCTGATGCCATAGAGAGCCTCACTAGTTCTTGCCTTGGAGATGAGCCAGCTTGGGGTGATTTCCCGATGGTTGGAGTTGTATCCATGTCTGCTATGATCCTAACCATGATTGAATCCTTCGCTTCATCTTATATGAAAAGATTGAAGAGTATAGCCTTtgaaaataaagaagaagaaaacaagaagGGTGATCTGATTCATGTTCATAATCAAAGGCAACATGATCACAATAATATTAGACGCAAGCTCCTAACTCATGTATTGGAATCAGGGATTGTGGTTCATTTGATAATCGTAGGAATAGCTTTAGGAGCATCTTCAAGTGTTAGCACCATTAAGCCTTTTATAGGTGCAATAACTATACGTCAATTGCTAGAAGGAGTTCGTCTTGGACGTTGCATCCGGTTGTTTAAACGCTGCAGCTGCCGGAATATTATTTTACATGGCGACTTTTAGTAATTACCCTGTCGATTTTCATTGTAGTTTTGACATGTTACTAGGTTGTTGTTTGGTTTCTTGCTGTCTGGGTGCATGTCTCTTTTAGCTCATTTGATTTTTTGAGCAATATTAGGggatttttaagattattttagACAAAAATGTGTATTTAATGTCCTAAACCCAAAACATCAAACCAGCCCCGCGTATAGTTGTTTTGATTTGACCATGTGATGGATTCGTGCTCGGACCCTCCATTCATTTTTGCGTTTGTTATACTTGTGAGTTGTGACCTCTCTCTTTGTTATAGTGGATGTTTCTCTCAATTGTGGGCTTTAGACCATTTTCTCTGGCGCTTCGTGTTGTCACATTTTTATATGTCCTTATGGTGATCACTCACTTAACTAGCAAGACAAGAAGCGGTCTTCTTCTACTTTCGGAATGCTATATACATCGTTATAGTTATATGCCTTTGCATGAAAGAGCACTAAACCCATATGATAATCAGTAAAAAATTGTAAGCTAGTGGCAGAGCCTTACTTTAATAGCCTTAAAACTTCTTAATTCTTAGTTGACCTAGCGTATTGGCCACCTCCGCTCAACTATTTGTTTATGTGATTCGCCCTCTCACCAACCTGCACGTTTGGACTTCTGtttctttctatatatattcCTTCGctctataatataaaattacatgTCATGTAAAATGTTTCATTGGCCTGTAATTGTGAAACTTTAAAACATTTTAGGAGGTCACATCAAGATGCGAAAAAGTAACATTTCTCGTAATATTTACAGTTTTACAGTAGAATTGCTAAACTTGTAGACCGCTAGTGATCTTGACTAATTCTAAACACATAGTAGTTTTAAACAAGATAACTGCTACTATCTCTAGGTGACTAGTGTCACCTAAAACAGCGTATCCATCTTTCTGGTTGTAGTGGTGCTATTTGCACGATGATGCTGTCTTGTGGTGGTTGAGGAGGGTTCAACGACCTTGTTTGGCTGCAGTCGGCAATCTTCTGGCAGGTCTCCACGAGGCAGTGTCTGCACGTTGGACATGATGAATGTGAACTAAGCCACTTGTCTATACACCGGACATGGAATCCATGGTGGCATGTCGGCAGCAGCTTCACACGCTCTTCGGATACGAACTCTGAGAGACATATGACGCACTCTGTGTCTAGGCCAGGAAGATTCAGATCAGCAGCGTAACTTATTGTCTGGAAACTCTTCAAGGCTTTCCGTTTGACTCCTGTGTTGGTCATGCGAGCTGCTGTTTGGTTGTTATCAGCTTCCGATGGTGCTAAACTGGAGCACATCAAGGCACATCTTATTATAGAATTGAGTCCAAGTGAGCAAAGGAATGCACACAAGAGGACTGATAGGACCATAACAACATTTGCATCAAAGTTGTTATCTTCTACATATGGGGACGGTGTCGGACTTGGTGATTGTTCAAGTAGTAATCTTCTTGAGTAACAACTTACAAGAATATCTTGGAAGATGTTAGTTTGTTTCATGGTGGGAACATACATGGAGTTTAAGATAGATTTGTGGAGATCAAGGTTTCTGTTGGACCTGGTATATATAGAGTAAAGGTAAGGTTTCaatttatcttatatttaatgaggaagattgtttttattaaaaaattcttaattatggTTTGATGAACAAGCTATAAAGATCAAGCACACACTAATGTCCTTG
It encodes:
- the LOC103832953 gene encoding uncharacterized protein LOC103832953 isoform X1, whose product is MVVHLRRGRRSGRSTRAGSSNPLPGSSPSVPEAVAAPSFEDSFALAAVMNPDNVHSPLFLHHADHPGLQIVSVQLDGSNYTQWCSAMKIALDAKNKIAFVDGSLPRPESGNPLFRIWSRCNSMVKSWLLNSVTKQIYGSILSFDDATEIWDDLHNRFHKTNLPRTFQLIQQIQDLRQGSMDLSSYYTTLKTLWDNLDGAEPAEMCLCCNTFNCASQRSAKAKVERSRIIKFLSGLSEKYSIIRSQILMKKPLPDLAEICNILDQDDSQRQFNSVVAPAAFHVSHDSASSSALLQSPNSAQSPGMVSSDANVSQPGALNAFHKKPGPICSHCNNTGHVVDRCYKLHGYPVGWKKGKWGSDKSKSSAVAANVSSQDRPSPVSGLDNLVGQLNKDQIQNFIAYFSSQLQTKPTESGSINVSQRHDSSGITFSSSTFCFVGLLSLANCVTDLHTWIMDSGATHHVSHDRGAFLSLDTSVNHFVNLPNGSTIKVGGIGQIKLTATLALQNVLFLPEFRLNLMSISCLTSDLGARVTFDSGCFEIQDPSKGLMIGKGRRTANLYVLDLDAAGHTDSAVSSIISNAVVDASIWHQRFGHSSFKRLELLQDVLGISKAKNKGLLHCDICHRAKQKKLSYSLNPKLCSHPFELLHIDVWGPFSEPTQEGYRYFLTIVDDHTRATWIYLLKLKSDVLTVFPEFIQMVERQYSANVKSVRSDNAPELRFDALYKAKGIVSYHSCPETPEQNSVVERKHQHILNVARALMFQSGVPLTFWGDCILTSVFLINRTPSPVISNKTPYELLTGKLPDYTHLKTFGCLCYASTSPKQRHKFQDRARACVFLGYPSGYKGYKLIDLQSNSVFISRNVVFHEELFPYLQASSPTGYEDFFPRLYSPSSSVPSVPSPSSPVASIPQVIPDEVSLPAKRVSRPPSHLQDYHCSSAISSTEHPISNVLSYAALSDPYMIFINALNSIPEPSSYAQAVKFKEWCDAMGIEITALEDNETWIICSLPEGKQAVGCKWVFKIKLNADGTIERYKARLVAKGYTQQEGLDYVETFSPVAKAATVKLLLAVAAAKGWSLTQLDISNAFLNGDLEEEIYMTLPPGYSPRQGESFPPDAVCKLKKSLYGLKQASRQWFLKFSESLLQLGFTTSSGDHTLFTKHAGNVYMAVLVYVDDIIIASSCDHATELLKSALQASFKLRDLGQLRYFLGLEIARSSAGITLCQRKYILDLLTETGLLGCKPVSIPMDPSIKLSTEDGDLLENAVIYRRLVGKLLYLTFTRPDITFAVHKLCQFTASPRAPHLHAAYKVLHYLKGTIGQGLFYSSTSDMKLSAFADADWGTCPDTRRSVSGLCMFVGPALVAWKSNKQETVSCSSAESEYRAMAEAVKEMIWFRNLLQDLWVDNPGPAPLFCDNTAAIHIANNAVFHERTKHVERDCHVVRERVKSGMIKTLHVRSENQLADILTKPLYPGPFRHLLSKMEFINLYAPS
- the LOC103832954 gene encoding uncharacterized protein LOC103832954, whose product is MSSRSSSSSAREVELQKEAKRHEVALDELSCLSSSRSVYQKNGNLFFLTTAKKVKIDAEKQLDHAKSELAKIRSQTR
- the LOC117127379 gene encoding probable zinc transporter 12, with product MSKLGNTLLSRLVIYLLVLPLLVSAAAEEENDFSCSVPLKISNYFSLVTGSICLIAPFLHILPDAIESLTSSCLGDEPAWGDFPMVGVVSMSAMILTMIESFASSYMKRLKSIAFENKEEENKKGDLIHVHNQRQHDHNNIRRKLLTHVLESGIVVHLIIVGIALGASSSVSTIKPFIGAITIRQLLEGVRLGRCIRLFKRCSCRNIILHGDF
- the LOC103832955 gene encoding RING-H2 finger protein ATL78, whose product is MYVPTMKQTNIFQDILVSCYSRRLLLEQSPSPTPSPYVEDNNFDANVVMVLSVLLCAFLCSLGLNSIIRCALMCSSLAPSEADNNQTAARMTNTGVKRKALKSFQTISYAADLNLPGLDTECVICLSEFVSEERVKLLPTCHHGFHVRCIDKWLSSHSSCPTCRHCLVETCQKIADCSQTRSLNPPQPPQDSIIVQIAPLQPERWIRCFR